ATTCCATAGCTGCATGAATTAAGTGAACTTTTTGCTCATCTTTTGAATTATATGCTGTGGATTGCATcgttaatatatattttttattgcagTAGACAGGTATTTTGAATTGTAACTATAGATATTATGAAAACTTGTGCATGATCTTCGAATTCATGGAGAAAAATCTATAAAAGAGTTCCCTTGTTAATTCagaaaacaaattcaacaaGTTCTATGAGAgcaagaacaaaagaaagtacaaagtagaagaaaacaaaaattcattacTCAAATGTTAAAAAAGCACAAATATTTATTTGGGGAGGTCTTGCATGATGAGCTCCAATAATATTAGTCTCATTTGTTTCCTCCAACTGCATTCTTAACAGCATCACAAGCCCCTTGTGCCTTAGCCTTCACCTGCTGACCAGCCTGCAAGTTGCAACAGAATTCCATATGTAAGCAAATTAACAAAGATTTGGGGACTAGAACTGTCTCAAAGTGAAAAGTCCTTGGGATCAAACTAAACTAGTTTGatatgaaaacatttttttgtgaTACTTGAGAAGAGAAGCATTTTGTTATATGTTCATTTGTAATTGTAAACTCGtagtaaaaagtgaaaaacttgGTTGAACCTCTTGGCATGATTCCTTGGCAGATTGGGCAGCATTGCTCGCCTTGTCTGCCATGTTGCTTGCCTTTTcctaaaccaaaacaaaaataacacaTTATAATAAAATGCATGCAATGTAGAGTTTCAGTTGATATGCTACTATAAGAGGGATAAGAAGTCACCTGAGTTTGGCCCTTGACCTGGCCAGTTTGGTAACTCGCGTTCTGGGTGTCCATCTTCACTTTCTGCTTGGAACTTAAACACGTAGAAAGAGTAATTCAGGCTCTAAAATTCAACTTGGGTGGATGATGCAACAAACAAATGTGAGGCTAAATTTATAGGACTTTCAAACCGATCGACTACTTGACACGTTTTAGTTTTCTCATAATATGTTCATAACATGTGTCATTATATGATTGAAGTTTGGCATTTTAAATTGGCCTTAGGACCAGGTGCTTCTTTTTATGACACTTGGTTCAATTCCAAGTTGGTTACGATTTTAGAGGGATATGGACTTTGTCTTTCACAGTTTATTTTGGATCAGAGGAAAACACATATCATTGTGTATGTGTATGGCATTGAATCaatctaatattttttaaaataaaaaacaatagaGGCATGAAAATTTAATTCAGTTTTCCTTCTATAATGCCACGTCCTATTCGTCCTCCCCATTTCTTTTGGAAAATGTCCAGTGCacattgtttattattattattatttgaataaaactatattgtatattaatttattagacttttttttttatgggaatattTATTAGACTATTGAATCAAAGTATTCCAGGTACATTATTAACCAGTAAAGCCATTACATTACATCATTGAAGTTTTCGGCTTCAGTTGCTAGCCTCTGGGCTGGTCGGTTTGTTCGAGTATAGCCATGAGTCAATGCTATGTGTCTTATTGAAGATCCCAAAAGTCTAAATTCAGGATggatgaattattattattgttattatttttaattttagtatggATGAATATGTGCAAAGGATTCCTTTAACTTGTTTGTTGCCATTTGGGCGAGTTGGCTTGGGGAGGGCAAGGGTTTGATTTATAGAGGTAGCATATTTAGTATGCAAGTATTTTTAActatcttaaaaaagaaaaaagcaaaaagcaaaaaaaaaaaaaaaaaaaaaaaaaaccttgattgGATCACCATTTAGTgctctttttttgggtatatcTTTTGATGCAATTTAAggagatataaaaataaataaataaataaaagagaaaagaataatCAAGAAGTATTTCAACCTTAAGTAGTCATTCTGcaatatcaaaaaagaaaaaagtagtcATTCGGTAGAAGCTGATTGCTCTGCATATAAAATCACTTCTAATAGTCATTAACCGTGTAGAAATAAAGAGACAAAGAAAATGGAGAAGGAAACTATTCTGAATGAATTACTGTACATTTTTCAGTATTTTCAGTACATAGGATGCCACACAATACAAGGGTGTACATATATAAAGTGATTGTGGTTAATCTAGAAGGACCCCTTGATTAGACTAAAATTAAGGACAATTAATACTGCGTCATGGTAGTCACAATCAAGGCTAATCAGGATACTAGCAAGTAcactaacaaaattattatgataCATGAGATACATTAACATCgcctctcaaactcaaggtaATGTAGAGAAGCTATTTTGAGTTTGAAGAAGAGCTCACAAAAACTTAAGGGTACAAAATGAAGTTGTAGTCGATCTTAATGTAATTTATACGCTCATGGAAGACATTTGGGCAATTTGATAAAAACAAATCACAGTTGTAAGAATTTCAATTagcttacaaaaaataaattcattctTCAAACCATCAACTTGTCTAGGATGCTACAACATCTTATGTTCCTTTGAAATGATGGAACCAACAATTCATTCATGAATGCTTTGTTGTTGGaaagaaacaagtaaaatacGTTATTAGAGCTGAATGCTACAATCGGAAAACAACTCTTCCTTGAAGCCAACAAAGAAGGTTATACCAACCTAAATATGGACTTGTTAATTTGCTCTATTAATTACATGAATGAAACACGGATGAAAATCAACTAGTTTTTAATCAATCGAATGGAAAACAAGTGCTTTAAAAACTACTATCAAGTCCTGtaacatacaagttttggaaccaaaaaggaaaaaaaaaaaaaaaaattgcaaacaaACAAAGATGCAAAGAAAATGGAGTTGTTCACTGGGAATGCCATTACCCTTATGGAAATGGAGAATTACATGAAACATGCAATATGTGTTCTATCGACTTAGAGACACTCACAGAGGAAGGGTAGGGCCATGGCCCCCTTGGGGTTTTAAAAATTTCCCTCTCCCTTTTATgttcttatatttaaaataaaaattcttaatttctcATACAAAATTTTACTAACTGCCCCttagatttttaagaaaaatataaataataatgaatcattttattattattcttgggATAAAGTTTGGCTACGATTtccatttaaaaagttaatattgctacatattttaaaaatctaaccgttgaatgaTATGTTCTTTAGGCTttaacacacatgtcaaattttgtgtcaatcggattttatttactatatgatccataaacttatttttaatgcataattttagactacaaaaacttgcaattaaaaaaattgattgatgacataactattgatctttaattttctagaaaattttcaagcatAAAAGAGATAagatgaaaatgtaattcaattaatggtagatttatcaaaattcacatctaataaaaaaatattgagtaaagttataGCCTTAAACTACAATCAAGTTTATAACCAAACTTTGTCCTCTTTCTTGTACTATTAGCTCCTTAAATTAAAGTGTCTCaagttatatttttctataaatatatatgtttatataaaaaacataatccgtCAATTTTCGCTTAATACTTTTATTCTATGTGTAGCTCATTTAAGATACATATTGTAGGGACATTGGGCCCAGGGGTCCATTATCTATTTGCATACTGGGCTtgtggcccaagccgaggatTAAGAGTTGTCCGATGAGGAAAAATCTTTGACAGAAAAGACTGTTTTAGTAAATGAAGAAGTTGGTTTTGGTCATAATGGCCCAAGAGGACTGTCTGAGGATGAATGCCTCCTCGACTAATAGAGGCCGAGGTCAAGACGAGTGATCCATGGTTCAAGGGAACGTTCCAAGAAGTTCAGTTAGATAGATAGGCACGGTAGAGACATAGGAGAGGGAGAAATCCTAAAATATTTAAGGAGAAAGCTGCTGCCACCgtattaaatgcactgcaactaACTTTCTGGcagcattaatgtggaggtgatacctgaacagtgattATCAGCCTTATAGCTGCTACATGAAGACTTTTGGGAAGGGCCGATGAGACAAGTATTAACACCAACCATCGGGCATGCACATGGAAGGTGGAGATGAGATGGGGAGACAAGATAAAGGAAGAAGGAGGTAATGAGACAAGGGGGTCGGAgaaatcaaaaaagaaacattgtagcaatctaGAACTAGACTTGTAACCATATTTAAGAACATTATATAAGAATCAGTCTCCTCTAATATTGCTGAAGATGTTCTTCCTTTAGTTTAAACTTGCACTTTTTCAATCCTTTGTCATCAAGCCTACCTAACTTGTTGTTTGGTTAACTAAAACCCAGTTTTTCTAACccattctttacaaattcattgttttggacttTTTGGACTTAAGTCCATTCATACTTTGGGCTAGGATTTCAAAGTTGGTCCTTATACATATATATCCCTAGAATAGATAAGTAAATCTCATTAATAAAAACCTTCTTTAATTTCCAAAAActaatcttttattttgaaagacttattattattattattaaaaattgtagttagaattttttttttttttttttgggagaaagtagttagaaattagagatatgGATACTAGCTAGtatgttttagattttgtttttgtataagAAATGACAATTACGAATTTCCTGGTTAGGAGTTAAATATCCTTATTACGTACATTAGTCATCTACGAAAaataagggtatgtttggtacgCTGAATGTGGATTACATTaggaatagtaatctttattactgggaatagaagacattgtaatggaataactattactattcataagtttggttgttacatatggaaagcttgtaaaagatgatgtataaggaaactttatatttttagaaatatattaattttaaaacctagtatatatactaaggaatagctattaca
This DNA window, taken from Quercus robur chromosome 2, dhQueRobu3.1, whole genome shotgun sequence, encodes the following:
- the LOC126706712 gene encoding late embryogenesis abundant protein 2-like translates to MDTQNASYQTGQVKGQTQEKASNMADKASNAAQSAKESCQEAGQQVKAKAQGACDAVKNAVGGNK